From Rhodococcus sp. B7740, one genomic window encodes:
- a CDS encoding 3-hydroxyacyl-CoA dehydrogenase family protein, whose amino-acid sequence MTAPVKVAVVGGGRMGAGIAQVFAALGSTVVIAEAADQQAALGRVETGLARAHERGKLSEDPSAILARVSTVAGPSDLPAELDLIVEAVPEIPSLKIEVLALVDKIAGPQTVIASNTSSISIAELGAALSDPSRFVGMHFFNPVPASTLVEIVRAPATSPDVVERVRQWVSLLGKTEVLVNDSPGFATSRLGVCLGLEAIRMLEEGVADAESIDRAMELGYKHPMGPLRSTDLVGLDVRLAIAEHLASTLGDRFTPPQLLRDMVARGDIGRKSGRGFHDWTNA is encoded by the coding sequence ATGACCGCTCCCGTGAAAGTGGCTGTCGTCGGCGGAGGACGGATGGGTGCAGGGATCGCGCAGGTCTTCGCGGCGCTCGGATCCACCGTCGTCATCGCCGAAGCCGCCGATCAGCAGGCCGCTCTCGGTCGAGTCGAGACGGGCTTGGCTCGGGCGCACGAGCGCGGCAAGCTCAGCGAGGACCCGTCGGCCATTCTCGCCCGGGTCTCCACGGTCGCGGGGCCGTCCGACCTGCCTGCCGAGCTCGACCTGATTGTCGAAGCGGTGCCCGAGATCCCGTCGCTCAAGATCGAGGTGCTCGCCCTCGTCGACAAGATCGCCGGGCCCCAGACCGTCATCGCGTCGAACACGAGCTCGATCTCCATCGCCGAACTCGGTGCGGCACTCAGTGATCCGAGCCGCTTCGTCGGGATGCACTTCTTCAACCCGGTCCCGGCGTCGACTCTCGTCGAGATCGTGCGCGCGCCGGCCACATCCCCGGACGTGGTGGAGCGAGTACGGCAGTGGGTGTCGCTGCTGGGCAAAACCGAGGTGCTCGTCAACGACTCCCCCGGATTCGCGACGTCACGGCTCGGGGTTTGCCTGGGGCTCGAAGCCATTCGGATGCTGGAGGAGGGCGTCGCCGACGCCGAATCCATCGACCGCGCCATGGAACTCGGTTACAAGCACCCGATGGGTCCGCTGCGGTCGACCGACCTCGTCGGGTTGGACGTTCGGCTCGCGATCGCAGAACACCTGGCGTCGACACTCGGCGACAGGTTCACACCCCCGCAGTTGTTGCGAGACATGGTTGCTCGCGGCGACATCGGACGCAAGTCCGGTCGCGGCTTTCACGATTGGACGAACGCATGA
- a CDS encoding enoyl-CoA hydratase/isomerase family protein gives MNTLVVEERTDRVIVTLARVKQRNAIDAEMIGELHEVCGLVEQDPKIVILTGAGEHFAGGADINQLRARTRDDALRGINRNLFDRFAALPLPTIAAVRGYALGGGAELSYACDIRIASPTAVFGNPEPGLGIMAAAGASYRLPTLVGVSVAKQVLLGGRTLDAEVALRSGLVLDVVDEPLAAAHALADRIAKQAPLALTLTKKILDAPGSHPWADDIAQAVLFETEDKQRRMTAFLEKKK, from the coding sequence GTGAACACACTCGTCGTCGAGGAGCGGACCGACCGCGTCATCGTGACGTTGGCCCGTGTGAAGCAGCGCAATGCGATCGATGCCGAGATGATCGGTGAGTTGCACGAGGTGTGCGGGCTCGTGGAGCAGGATCCGAAGATCGTGATCCTGACCGGCGCGGGCGAGCACTTCGCCGGGGGTGCCGACATCAATCAGCTGCGCGCCCGTACCCGCGACGACGCATTGCGCGGCATCAACCGAAACCTGTTCGACCGCTTTGCCGCATTGCCCCTGCCGACGATCGCCGCGGTGCGGGGTTACGCCCTCGGCGGTGGGGCCGAACTGTCGTACGCCTGCGACATCCGTATCGCGTCGCCGACGGCCGTGTTCGGCAATCCCGAACCGGGGCTGGGCATCATGGCTGCCGCCGGGGCCAGCTACCGCTTGCCGACGTTGGTGGGTGTATCCGTCGCGAAGCAGGTTCTCCTCGGTGGCCGAACGCTCGACGCCGAGGTGGCACTCCGCTCCGGCCTGGTGCTGGACGTCGTCGACGAGCCGTTGGCTGCCGCCCATGCCCTGGCCGATCGCATCGCCAAGCAAGCACCCCTGGCGCTGACGCTGACCAAAAAGATCCTCGATGCACCCGGTTCGCACCCGTGGGCCGACGACATCGCGCAGGCCGTGCTGTTCGAGACCGAAGACAAACAACGCCGGATGACGGCATTTCTGGAGAAGAAAAAATGA
- a CDS encoding thiolase family protein, giving the protein MGEVFLVAGARTPHGRYGGALSTVRPDDLAGIVVAEAVRRAGVPVDRIDEVILGAANQAGEDNRDVARMAVLLAGLPHTVPGYTVNRLCASGLTAVANAASTIRSGEADIVVAGGVESMTRAPWVMAKPGTAWAKPGDIFDTALGWRFTNPTFAAHDAGTDPKITLSMGETAEEVALSEGITRAESDAFAFRSQQRAIAAQDAGRFADEIVPVSTKNGDVTQDETPRRGTTLEKLGTLKTVFRKDGIVTAGTSSPFTDGASALVVASEEAVKKYGLEVRGRIVTSASAGIAPHIMGLGPVPSTQKALARAGWSADDLGAVELNEAFAAQSLGVIRQLKLNEDIVNADGGAIALGHPLGSSGARILLTLLGRMEREKASRGLATLCVGVGQGVSMLIEAP; this is encoded by the coding sequence GTGGGCGAAGTATTTCTCGTGGCCGGTGCGCGCACGCCGCACGGACGCTACGGCGGCGCACTGTCGACCGTGCGTCCCGACGACCTGGCGGGGATCGTGGTCGCCGAGGCCGTCCGCCGAGCCGGCGTGCCCGTCGATCGAATCGACGAGGTGATTCTCGGTGCCGCGAACCAGGCGGGCGAGGACAATCGTGACGTGGCGAGAATGGCAGTTCTGCTCGCAGGACTCCCCCACACAGTGCCGGGCTACACCGTCAACCGACTGTGCGCGAGCGGACTGACGGCAGTGGCCAACGCCGCGAGCACCATCCGCAGCGGTGAGGCCGACATCGTCGTCGCCGGTGGCGTCGAGTCCATGACCCGCGCGCCCTGGGTCATGGCGAAGCCGGGGACGGCGTGGGCCAAGCCCGGAGACATCTTCGACACCGCCCTCGGCTGGCGATTCACCAATCCGACCTTCGCTGCGCACGACGCGGGGACCGACCCCAAGATCACCCTGTCGATGGGCGAGACGGCCGAGGAGGTCGCGCTCAGCGAGGGCATCACCCGCGCCGAGTCCGACGCCTTCGCCTTCCGCAGCCAGCAGCGTGCCATCGCTGCTCAGGATGCCGGACGCTTCGCCGACGAGATCGTGCCCGTCTCGACCAAGAACGGAGACGTCACCCAGGACGAGACACCGCGGCGCGGAACCACATTGGAGAAACTCGGCACGCTGAAGACCGTCTTCCGCAAGGACGGCATCGTCACTGCGGGCACTTCGTCGCCGTTCACCGACGGTGCGTCGGCGCTGGTGGTGGCGTCGGAGGAAGCCGTGAAGAAGTACGGCCTCGAGGTTCGTGGCCGCATCGTCACCAGCGCCAGCGCCGGTATCGCACCGCACATCATGGGGCTCGGGCCGGTGCCGTCGACACAGAAGGCGCTCGCTCGCGCCGGGTGGTCGGCCGACGACCTCGGTGCCGTCGAACTCAACGAGGCCTTCGCAGCCCAGTCGCTCGGCGTCATCCGGCAGTTGAAGCTGAACGAGGACATCGTCAATGCCGACGGCGGGGCCATCGCTCTCGGCCATCCTCTCGGCTCGTCCGGCGCGCGAATCCTGTTGACGCTGTTGGGCCGGATGGAACGCGAGAAGGCGTCCCGCGGACTCGCGACGCTCTGCGTCGGCGTCGGGCAAGGCGTGTCGATGTTGATCGAGGCACCGTGA
- a CDS encoding TetR/AcrR family transcriptional regulator, which translates to MTTARAPRKTGMPGRPGYDLDSLLAVAVKVFNDRGYDGTSMEVLAKRLGITKSSIYHHVSGKSELLELALSRALNALFAVTTEDRATTGRYIDRLEYLVRRSVDILCAELPYVTLLLRVRGNTDVERRALARRREFDSFVTGLVVAAAEEGDLRPGVDPALASKLVFGTVNSLIEWYRPRTGGSVEELADAVVALTFDGLRRT; encoded by the coding sequence ATGACAACCGCACGCGCGCCGCGCAAGACCGGCATGCCGGGCCGGCCCGGATACGATCTGGATTCACTGCTGGCCGTGGCGGTCAAGGTCTTCAACGACCGTGGGTACGACGGCACCAGCATGGAGGTTCTGGCGAAGCGGCTCGGTATCACCAAGTCCTCGATCTACCACCATGTATCCGGCAAGTCGGAGCTTCTCGAACTCGCCCTGTCGCGGGCTCTCAATGCACTGTTCGCGGTGACGACCGAGGATCGGGCCACGACCGGGCGGTACATCGACCGGCTCGAATACCTGGTGCGTCGCAGCGTGGACATCCTGTGTGCAGAGCTGCCCTACGTCACGCTGCTTCTGCGCGTCCGCGGCAACACCGATGTCGAGCGTCGGGCGCTCGCCCGTCGCCGCGAGTTCGATTCGTTCGTCACCGGACTCGTGGTCGCCGCCGCCGAAGAGGGCGACCTGCGTCCAGGGGTGGATCCGGCTCTGGCGTCCAAGCTCGTGTTCGGCACGGTCAACTCGCTCATCGAGTGGTATCGCCCGCGCACCGGCGGATCCGTCGAAGAACTGGCCGACGCCGTGGTCGCGCTGACCTTCGACGGACTGCGCCGCACGTAG
- the paaZ gene encoding phenylacetic acid degradation bifunctional protein PaaZ, which produces MSRLLESYAQGTWYSATDEGTPLLSAVDGSEIARVSSSGLDVAGMVDYARTVGGSALAALTFHERAALLKQLGLTLLAGKEEFYQLSRHTGATTRDSGVDIDGGFGTVLSYASKARRELPNETVYLDGAIEQLGKKGTFLGQHIYTSRRGVAVQINAFNFPVWGFLEKLAPAFIAGVPSIVKPASQTAYLTELVFRRIIESGLLPEGSVQLLCGSARGVLDHLGGQDSVAFTGSADTAATLRSHPNVVGEGLHFTAEADSLNASILGSDVTQSDPEFDLFVKGVFTEMTAKAGQKCTAIRRVLVPQDSVEPVIEALKAKLDTVVVGDPQDDGVTMGALASIDQRDEVLKSIRGLTKSATVVFGDPETVDQRAGAFMAPVLLKVGDKAATEPHEIEAFGPVSTVIGYDSTADVLDLVARGKGSLVASLVTKDAAIAREVVLGSAPYHGRILVLNSEDAKESTGHGSPLPVLVHGGPGRAGGGEELGGIRGVLHHMQRTAIQGTPDVLTAVGNKWVTGAQQTTGDVHPFRKNLGELTLGDTIIGGPRQVTRADIDHFAEFTGDTFYAHTDPEAAAANPLFGGIVAHGYLVVSLAAGLFVDPAPGPVLANFGVDNLRFLTPVKAEDSLTVTLTAKLITPRQSADYGEVRWDAVVVNQDGDPVATYDVLTLVAKPEAAS; this is translated from the coding sequence GTGAGCAGACTTCTGGAAAGCTATGCCCAGGGCACGTGGTATTCCGCGACCGACGAGGGAACGCCGCTGCTGAGCGCAGTCGACGGCAGTGAGATCGCCCGGGTGTCATCCAGCGGTCTCGACGTCGCGGGCATGGTCGATTACGCCCGCACCGTCGGAGGGTCCGCGCTCGCAGCCCTGACGTTCCACGAACGCGCGGCGCTGCTCAAGCAACTGGGCCTGACGTTGCTGGCCGGGAAAGAGGAGTTCTACCAACTCTCCCGGCACACCGGAGCCACCACTCGCGATTCCGGCGTCGACATCGACGGCGGATTCGGAACCGTGCTGAGCTATGCGAGCAAGGCTCGACGCGAACTCCCCAACGAGACGGTCTACCTCGACGGCGCCATCGAGCAGCTCGGCAAGAAGGGCACCTTCCTCGGTCAGCACATCTACACCTCGCGGCGCGGTGTCGCCGTGCAGATCAACGCCTTCAACTTCCCCGTCTGGGGCTTCCTCGAAAAGCTGGCACCCGCGTTCATCGCGGGCGTGCCGTCGATCGTCAAGCCCGCCAGCCAAACTGCATACCTCACCGAGCTGGTGTTCCGGCGGATCATCGAGTCGGGGCTGCTACCCGAGGGCTCGGTACAGCTGCTGTGTGGCAGCGCCCGCGGCGTGCTCGACCATCTCGGTGGTCAGGACTCGGTGGCGTTCACCGGATCGGCCGACACCGCAGCGACCCTGCGCTCACACCCCAACGTCGTCGGTGAGGGACTGCACTTCACGGCCGAGGCGGACTCGCTGAACGCATCCATCCTGGGTTCGGATGTGACACAGAGTGATCCGGAGTTCGACCTGTTCGTCAAAGGTGTCTTCACCGAGATGACGGCCAAGGCCGGCCAGAAGTGCACTGCCATCCGCCGCGTGTTGGTGCCGCAGGACTCGGTCGAGCCCGTCATCGAGGCGCTGAAGGCCAAGCTCGACACGGTGGTCGTCGGTGACCCGCAGGACGATGGCGTCACCATGGGAGCGTTGGCCAGCATCGACCAGCGCGACGAGGTCCTCAAATCCATTCGTGGACTGACCAAGTCCGCCACTGTGGTGTTCGGCGACCCGGAGACGGTGGATCAGCGAGCGGGTGCGTTCATGGCACCGGTGTTGCTGAAGGTCGGTGACAAAGCCGCCACCGAACCGCACGAGATCGAGGCCTTCGGTCCTGTCTCGACCGTCATCGGATACGACAGCACTGCAGACGTGCTCGATCTGGTGGCCCGCGGAAAGGGTTCTCTGGTTGCATCTCTGGTGACCAAGGACGCTGCGATCGCCCGCGAGGTCGTGCTGGGCAGTGCGCCGTACCACGGCCGCATCCTGGTCCTGAACTCCGAGGACGCCAAGGAATCCACAGGCCACGGCTCGCCACTACCGGTACTGGTGCACGGCGGTCCGGGCCGAGCGGGCGGCGGTGAAGAACTCGGTGGTATCCGCGGCGTGCTGCACCACATGCAGCGCACCGCAATTCAGGGAACCCCTGACGTGCTGACGGCGGTCGGCAACAAGTGGGTCACCGGCGCGCAGCAGACCACCGGCGACGTTCATCCGTTCCGTAAGAACCTGGGCGAGCTGACACTGGGCGACACGATCATCGGTGGCCCACGACAGGTCACCCGCGCCGACATCGACCACTTTGCCGAGTTCACCGGCGACACCTTCTACGCACACACCGATCCCGAAGCAGCAGCGGCCAACCCGTTGTTCGGCGGAATCGTCGCGCACGGCTACCTGGTGGTCTCGCTGGCAGCCGGTCTGTTCGTCGACCCGGCACCGGGCCCCGTCCTGGCGAACTTCGGCGTCGACAACCTGCGCTTCCTGACGCCCGTCAAGGCCGAGGATTCATTGACGGTGACACTGACCGCCAAATTGATCACTCCGCGTCAGAGTGCCGATTACGGTGAGGTGCGTTGGGACGCAGTGGTCGTCAACCAGGACGGTGACCCGGTCGCCACGTACGATGTTCTCACTCTCGTCGCGAAGCCCGAGGCCGCATCATGA
- a CDS encoding EthD family reductase has product MSMRVAVCYGMPEDTDAFDRHYSEVHVPLARAVPGLIDFTWGTLDSLDDSPPPYYAIASLYFADEASLKTGLASPEMKAAGKDLRNFATGGVTMFTQNERSVLQP; this is encoded by the coding sequence ATGAGCATGCGAGTCGCGGTCTGTTACGGAATGCCCGAGGATACTGACGCATTCGATCGTCACTACTCCGAGGTGCACGTGCCCCTCGCTCGCGCCGTCCCCGGTCTGATCGACTTCACCTGGGGCACGCTCGACTCACTCGACGATTCACCGCCGCCGTACTACGCGATCGCCAGCCTGTACTTCGCGGACGAGGCATCGCTGAAGACCGGCTTGGCCTCGCCAGAGATGAAGGCGGCAGGCAAGGATCTGCGCAACTTCGCGACCGGTGGCGTCACGATGTTCACCCAGAACGAGCGATCGGTGTTGCAGCCGTGA
- the paaI gene encoding hydroxyphenylacetyl-CoA thioesterase PaaI, whose amino-acid sequence MFEVDAASRKLGIELIELSPGHARMSMVVTEDMVNGYAITHGGYVFLLADTTFAMACNSHEDSAVAARCDIRYLRPTKTGDVLVADAVERARFGRNGLYDVSVSCRGELVAEFRGDSRTIAR is encoded by the coding sequence ATGTTCGAGGTCGATGCAGCATCGCGCAAGCTCGGAATCGAGCTGATCGAGCTGTCACCCGGGCATGCCAGGATGTCGATGGTCGTCACCGAGGACATGGTCAACGGATACGCCATCACCCACGGCGGCTACGTGTTCCTGTTGGCGGACACCACGTTCGCGATGGCCTGCAACTCCCACGAGGACTCGGCCGTCGCAGCCCGCTGCGACATTCGTTACCTGCGTCCGACGAAGACCGGCGACGTCCTGGTCGCGGACGCCGTCGAGCGTGCGAGGTTCGGCCGCAACGGGCTGTACGACGTGTCGGTGTCGTGTCGAGGTGAGCTGGTCGCAGAGTTCCGAGGCGACAGTCGCACGATAGCGCGGTAA
- a CDS encoding helix-turn-helix domain-containing protein, translating to MTTADLSALADATAAAVGGAVSVMDPQGYVVAYSSVPGQPIDDVRRDGILGKQVPARYMVHHIDPDFRRSSTVHVVDVAGALPRLAVAVSADGEYLGSIWCIVSTPPSGPPDRGVVTALTRAAAAAAPLLLARLRPTGPGNPRARALLTDPAVVTSPGSPFAVVAATVDSAQPEALLVQLGGLLELTFGGDADSGFIVDDHVVFFVVARDDDRGVAEEAEEVRRRAEVAFGVPVTFAIGGPHARPAVARAHAHWTLGAIETGSYTTTFAQSRVPVTLKRASDALSDVPLAIPAVERMLTYDAAEGTDYGATVLALLAHESNVAAASASLYLHANTFRYRLRRTRELFDLDLDDPDTRLLVWMSLRLRAGR from the coding sequence GTGACCACTGCGGACCTCTCGGCGCTGGCAGACGCAACCGCCGCAGCTGTGGGCGGTGCCGTGTCGGTGATGGACCCGCAGGGCTACGTGGTTGCGTACTCGTCGGTTCCAGGGCAGCCGATCGACGACGTACGGCGCGACGGCATCCTGGGCAAGCAGGTCCCGGCCCGATACATGGTGCATCACATCGATCCGGATTTCCGGCGTAGTTCGACGGTCCATGTGGTCGACGTGGCCGGAGCGCTACCGCGTCTGGCAGTTGCGGTCTCGGCGGACGGGGAGTACCTCGGCTCCATCTGGTGCATCGTGTCCACACCTCCCTCCGGTCCACCCGATCGAGGTGTGGTGACCGCATTGACGCGCGCTGCGGCTGCCGCGGCACCGCTGCTCCTCGCTCGGCTCCGTCCGACCGGACCCGGTAACCCCAGGGCCCGTGCGTTGTTGACCGATCCCGCCGTCGTCACCTCGCCGGGTAGCCCATTCGCGGTTGTGGCGGCGACGGTCGACTCGGCGCAACCCGAGGCCCTGCTCGTGCAGCTCGGGGGTCTGTTGGAGCTCACATTCGGCGGAGATGCGGATTCCGGTTTCATCGTCGACGATCACGTCGTGTTCTTCGTCGTGGCGAGGGACGACGACCGCGGTGTCGCCGAGGAGGCCGAGGAGGTCCGACGGCGGGCGGAGGTGGCATTCGGTGTACCGGTGACCTTCGCGATCGGTGGGCCGCATGCCCGGCCCGCGGTGGCGCGTGCCCACGCGCACTGGACGCTGGGAGCGATCGAGACAGGTTCATACACAACGACATTCGCGCAGAGTCGGGTGCCGGTCACCCTGAAGAGGGCGTCCGATGCGCTCTCGGACGTGCCGCTGGCGATTCCGGCCGTAGAACGAATGCTCACCTACGACGCTGCCGAAGGGACCGACTACGGCGCGACGGTGCTGGCGCTACTCGCGCACGAATCCAACGTCGCCGCAGCGTCGGCATCGCTGTATCTGCACGCCAATACCTTTCGCTATCGGCTGCGGCGGACGAGGGAACTCTTCGATCTCGATCTCGATGACCCCGATACTCGATTGCTCGTGTGGATGTCGCTGCGGCTCAGGGCCGGACGCTGA
- a CDS encoding FAD-binding oxidoreductase: protein MTAPSSRLVLDLPILDELTQALGSDAVVTDPDILESYRRDAAALCESALPLVAVLPTTESDVQAIMRIASTHRIPVVPQGALTGLAGAANSSHGAIALNTRRMNEIIELDVVDRVAVVQPGVTNKELKDAAREQGLTYLPDPSSWEASTIGGNVATNAGGLCCVKYGVTARFVRGLRVVLADGRATFVGRRTVKGVAGLSLADLFVGSEGTLGIITEVTVGLDFPSATPLTMAATFPSTVAAGEAVTQIRAAGITPSLFELLDRTTITTIDTYARMDFGTDAAAVLIAQSDIGDGAVQQLEAIAALCTESGATDVAVAEDEVESEQLVQARRLAYPALERLGSQLVDDVSVPISQLATMIDEVGRVADRLGIVIGVVGHAGDGNIHPTVIVDPSDPASLAKAHRAFDEIAAFALSLGGTITGEHGVGLLKRDLLETELDPVAAELQRGIKELLDPHYLLNPGKVLSVRP from the coding sequence ATGACTGCACCCTCGTCGAGGCTCGTGCTCGACTTGCCGATCCTCGACGAACTCACGCAGGCCCTCGGCTCCGACGCGGTGGTGACCGATCCGGACATCCTCGAAAGCTATCGACGCGACGCGGCAGCCCTCTGTGAATCCGCACTTCCGCTCGTCGCGGTACTGCCGACCACCGAGTCCGACGTCCAGGCGATCATGAGAATTGCATCGACACATCGCATTCCAGTGGTACCTCAGGGTGCACTGACGGGCCTGGCGGGCGCTGCGAACTCCAGCCATGGAGCCATCGCACTCAACACTCGCCGCATGAACGAGATCATCGAGCTGGACGTCGTCGACCGCGTTGCCGTCGTGCAACCCGGCGTGACGAACAAGGAATTGAAAGACGCTGCCCGTGAACAGGGTTTGACGTACCTGCCCGACCCGTCCAGTTGGGAGGCGTCGACGATCGGGGGCAACGTTGCCACCAATGCGGGCGGCTTGTGCTGCGTGAAGTACGGCGTGACAGCTCGGTTCGTGCGGGGATTGCGCGTGGTGCTTGCCGACGGCCGAGCGACGTTCGTCGGTCGCCGCACCGTCAAAGGTGTTGCGGGCCTCTCCCTCGCGGACCTGTTCGTCGGATCGGAAGGAACCCTCGGCATAATCACCGAGGTCACCGTCGGCCTCGACTTCCCCAGCGCTACTCCGCTGACCATGGCCGCGACTTTCCCGTCGACCGTTGCCGCGGGCGAAGCCGTCACACAGATCCGTGCGGCAGGTATTACCCCGAGCCTGTTCGAGCTGTTGGACCGCACCACCATTACCACGATCGACACCTACGCGCGGATGGACTTCGGAACCGACGCGGCGGCAGTGCTGATCGCGCAGTCCGACATCGGCGACGGTGCAGTGCAGCAACTCGAGGCGATCGCCGCGCTGTGCACCGAATCCGGCGCCACCGACGTGGCAGTCGCCGAGGACGAGGTCGAGTCGGAACAACTCGTCCAGGCCCGTCGCCTGGCTTATCCCGCGCTGGAGCGCCTGGGTTCACAGTTGGTCGACGATGTGTCCGTACCCATTTCACAACTTGCGACGATGATCGACGAGGTGGGTCGGGTGGCGGACCGGCTGGGCATCGTCATCGGAGTCGTCGGCCACGCCGGTGACGGAAACATTCATCCGACGGTCATCGTCGACCCCAGCGATCCGGCATCGTTGGCCAAGGCTCACCGAGCGTTCGACGAGATCGCGGCCTTCGCTCTCTCACTCGGCGGAACCATCACCGGCGAGCACGGAGTCGGGCTGCTCAAACGGGACCTCCTCGAAACCGAACTCGACCCGGTCGCAGCCGAACTGCAGCGGGGCATCAAGGAACTACTGGACCCGCATTATCTGCTCAACCCAGGCAAGGTGCTCAGCGTCCGGCCCTGA
- a CDS encoding MFS transporter, giving the protein MSTQVETPIGVSREHRRAAMASMVGTTVEWYDFFIYAQAASLIFAQLFFAPMGSSGQLVAYVTIGISFVFRPLGAIVAGYFGDKIGRKKVLIATLTLMGAATVGMGLLPTYATIGIWAPIILIVLRILQGFSTGGEWGGAALMAVEHAPKGKRGIYGAATQMGVPLGMLIAVGTLALCTGLLSEEQFEAWGWRIPFLISFVLILVGFYIRRRVEETPVFKELAERKERNHTPVRALWRTNKKQVMLAALSFIGTNGNGYIIVGGFIVAYSTREHGLARVDVLVASLFAAIVWGVFTLLGAHLSDRYARTTIMNLGNAAMVLCAIPFFLLVDTGELHWIYVALGLFAVGLGLSYGPQPALYAEMFPAAVRFSGASIGYAIGTVLGGAFVPTISEALFKGTGTSMSISIYLMILAAISFVATSRIKNRRDEDLNV; this is encoded by the coding sequence ATGTCAACACAGGTCGAGACGCCCATCGGGGTGTCGCGCGAGCACCGCCGCGCCGCGATGGCCAGCATGGTCGGAACCACGGTCGAGTGGTACGACTTCTTCATCTACGCGCAGGCGGCGTCGCTGATCTTCGCCCAACTGTTCTTCGCGCCCATGGGCTCGTCCGGACAGCTCGTCGCCTACGTCACCATCGGCATCAGCTTCGTCTTCCGGCCTCTCGGGGCCATCGTTGCGGGGTACTTCGGTGACAAGATCGGTCGCAAGAAGGTCCTCATCGCGACCCTCACCCTGATGGGCGCGGCCACCGTCGGAATGGGACTGCTGCCGACCTACGCGACCATCGGCATCTGGGCCCCGATCATCCTGATCGTGCTGCGCATCCTGCAGGGATTCTCCACCGGCGGCGAGTGGGGCGGCGCGGCGCTGATGGCCGTCGAACATGCCCCGAAGGGCAAGCGCGGAATCTACGGTGCCGCAACCCAGATGGGCGTTCCGCTCGGCATGCTCATCGCGGTAGGAACGTTGGCACTGTGCACCGGTCTGCTCAGTGAAGAGCAGTTCGAGGCCTGGGGCTGGCGCATCCCGTTCCTCATCAGCTTCGTGCTGATTCTCGTGGGCTTCTACATTCGACGCCGCGTCGAGGAGACTCCGGTGTTCAAGGAGCTCGCAGAACGCAAGGAGCGCAACCACACTCCCGTTCGCGCACTGTGGCGCACCAACAAGAAGCAGGTCATGCTCGCTGCGCTGTCGTTCATCGGCACCAACGGAAACGGCTACATCATCGTCGGCGGTTTCATCGTCGCGTACTCGACGCGCGAACACGGACTCGCTCGCGTGGATGTGTTGGTGGCCAGCTTGTTCGCGGCCATCGTCTGGGGTGTATTCACTCTGCTCGGCGCACATCTGTCCGATCGCTACGCCCGGACCACCATCATGAACCTCGGCAACGCGGCAATGGTGTTGTGCGCCATTCCGTTCTTCCTTCTCGTCGATACCGGTGAGTTGCACTGGATCTACGTGGCCCTCGGGCTGTTCGCCGTCGGACTCGGGCTGTCGTACGGACCGCAGCCGGCTCTGTACGCCGAGATGTTCCCTGCTGCTGTGCGTTTCAGTGGAGCATCCATCGGCTACGCGATCGGCACGGTGCTCGGTGGAGCCTTCGTTCCGACAATCTCCGAGGCACTGTTCAAGGGAACCGGCACCTCGATGTCGATCTCGATCTACCTGATGATCCTGGCGGCGATCTCCTTCGTGGCAACGTCGCGAATCAAGAACCGTCGAGACGAGGATCTGAACGTCTGA